A stretch of DNA from Cohaesibacter gelatinilyticus:
GCTGTTTGGGTAGATGTGCCTGTCTGTGTGTGATCTATTCACTGGGCAGAGCCAGATCCTCTCAATCCGTGCGTCCTGATTCACCAACGCTTGAGCCATGCAAAACTTGCATGGAAAAGGAAAGCCAAATGAATCAGACTTCCCAAAATCCAGCACGTGCTTCGGAGCAGGATCCCTTCTTTCGCTCTGCTGCTTTTCGTGCCGCCGCCTTCATGATCGTTGCAGGAGCTTTCTTCGCTCTCGTCAATGTCACCACTCAATTCTTGACCATGCGACTGGGGCTCTCTTCCCCTCTCGTGGTCTTCGGCCAATATCTGGTTGCATTGTTGCTCTCACTTCCCTGGTTAGCCAGGGTAGGGCTCAGTGCAATGAAAACCCGTCACCTTGGCCATCATTTGCTCCGGGTGCTATTTGCTGTTCTTGGTGTTCAGGCATGGGTCGCAGGCCTTGCTCATGTGCCAATCTGGCAAGCTATTGCGCTCATCATGACATCACCCTTCTTTGTCACAATTGGAGCCAGACTGTTTCTGGGCGAGCAAATTGGCTGGCATCGTCTGAGTGCGACGCTCATTGGCTTTGTTGGAGGAATGATCATCCTGGCGCCTTGGTCTGATGCTTTTAGCGTCCATGCGCTCTGGCCGGTTGTCGCAGCCATCTTCTGGGCAGCGACATCTGTTTTGACCAAAAGCCTGACCTCTCAGGAACCTGCTACAACGGTGACGGTCTATCTTCTGGTCCTGATGACGCCAATCAATGGCCTACTGGCGCTTGGAAGCGGTTTTGAGACAATCTCGAGTTTGATGGTCGCCTTGATCATAGGATCCGGTATCCTGACCATGCTGGCCCAGTTCCTGATTGCCAAGGCCTATGCAACGGCTGATGCCACTTATGTGCAACCATTCGATCATGTCAAACTGCCTCTCAATGTACTGGGTGGATTCCTGGCTTTTGGCTTTGCGCCTCCTGGACAGCTCTGGCTTGGGGCAGGTCTGATCGTGGCAGCCTCTCTCTATATCATCTATCGGGAAGCAAGATCATCTTGACAATGCATTCTGTTCTGCAGAACAATGAGTGCAAATAATAGAATAGTGCAGGATGGGATATGACCAGCGAGAAAAAATCTCCAGAGCAAAAAGTGGAAGCTGTTGAACGTGCTTTGAGCATATTGGAG
This window harbors:
- a CDS encoding DMT family transporter; protein product: MNQTSQNPARASEQDPFFRSAAFRAAAFMIVAGAFFALVNVTTQFLTMRLGLSSPLVVFGQYLVALLLSLPWLARVGLSAMKTRHLGHHLLRVLFAVLGVQAWVAGLAHVPIWQAIALIMTSPFFVTIGARLFLGEQIGWHRLSATLIGFVGGMIILAPWSDAFSVHALWPVVAAIFWAATSVLTKSLTSQEPATTVTVYLLVLMTPINGLLALGSGFETISSLMVALIIGSGILTMLAQFLIAKAYATADATYVQPFDHVKLPLNVLGGFLAFGFAPPGQLWLGAGLIVAASLYIIYREARSS